A region of Salvelinus alpinus chromosome 24, SLU_Salpinus.1, whole genome shotgun sequence DNA encodes the following proteins:
- the LOC139552727 gene encoding SLC35A4 upstream open reading frame protein-like isoform X1 translates to MNAHPCGRLTDPLRPLKDLAELKDQLEDIQRRVEKEVQAGIPQGGSVLASPFLKGFLAGYIVSRLRSSAVLGVILGTCTGIFAAQNFGVPNIEQTLKDFFNTLKGPGK, encoded by the exons atgaatgcccatccatgtggtaggcttACG GACCCCTTGAGACCACTGAAGGACCTGGCAGAGCTCAAGGACCAGCTAGAGGACATTCAGCGGCGTGTGGAGAAGGAAGTACAGGCTGGGATCCCACAG GGTGGCAGTGTGCTGGCCTCTCCTTTCCTTAAGGGCTTCTTGGCAGGATATATTGTGTCTAGGCTGCGATCCTCTGCGGTTTTGGGCGTGATCCTTGGTACTTGCACAGGCATCTTTGCAGCTCAAAATTTTGGCGTGCCCAACATCGAGCAAACCCTGAAAGACTTTTTCAACACTCTAAAAGGACCTGGCAAATAA
- the LOC139552727 gene encoding SLC35A4 upstream open reading frame protein-like isoform X2, translated as MADDKDPLRPLKDLAELKDQLEDIQRRVEKEVQAGIPQGGSVLASPFLKGFLAGYIVSRLRSSAVLGVILGTCTGIFAAQNFGVPNIEQTLKDFFNTLKGPGK; from the exons ATGGCGGACGACAAG GACCCCTTGAGACCACTGAAGGACCTGGCAGAGCTCAAGGACCAGCTAGAGGACATTCAGCGGCGTGTGGAGAAGGAAGTACAGGCTGGGATCCCACAG GGTGGCAGTGTGCTGGCCTCTCCTTTCCTTAAGGGCTTCTTGGCAGGATATATTGTGTCTAGGCTGCGATCCTCTGCGGTTTTGGGCGTGATCCTTGGTACTTGCACAGGCATCTTTGCAGCTCAAAATTTTGGCGTGCCCAACATCGAGCAAACCCTGAAAGACTTTTTCAACACTCTAAAAGGACCTGGCAAATAA
- the cd74b gene encoding CD74 molecule, major histocompatibility complex, class II invariant chain b encodes MSEPERQPLVGASSEQTAINVGTTAEGSNKRAFKIAGFTLLACLLIAGQALTAYFVLGQKNDIKDLQEESKSLKKELSQGHAAAVPMKLHVPMNTMPLLIDGSADEGTSTQGPKEGSGSPTQCQLESTGLKPTSIEFFRPQCDEQGNYLLQQCLDATPLCWCVDASGKQLSGTVTSGPARCGATSALNHVMAIPDVMRSDE; translated from the exons ATGTCTGAGCCAGAGAGACAGCCCCTCGTCGGAGCTTCCAGCGAGCAGACCGCAATCAATGTAGGAACTACAGCAGA AGGGTCCAACAAGAGGGCCTTCAAGATAGCTGGTTTCACCCTCTTGGCCTGCCTGCTCATTGCTGGTCAGGCTCTGACGGCCTACTTCGTCCTGGGCCAGAAGAACGACATTAAAGACCTGCAGGAAGAGAGCAAATCCCTGAAGAAGGAGCTGAGTCAAGGGCACGCTG CTGCTGTCCCCATGAAGCTGCATGTGCCCATGAACACCATGCCATTGCTGATCGATGGGTCTGCTGATGAG GGGACATCTACCCAAGGGCCAAAGGAAG GATCAGGTTCTCCCACACAGTGTCAGCTGGAGTCAACAGGGTTGAAGCCAACAAGTATTGAATTCTTCCGACCCCAGTGTGATGAGCAGGGCAACTACCTGCTCCAGCAGTGCCTGGATGCCACACCCCTTTGCTGGTGTGTGGATGCCAGTGGGAAGCAGCTCTCTGGCACCGTAACCAGTGGGCCTGCTAGGTGCGGCGCCACATCCG CACTCAATCATGTGATGGCCATACCTGATGTGATGCGGAGTG ATGAGTAA
- the LOC139552727 gene encoding SLC35A4 upstream open reading frame protein-like isoform X3, with the protein MPIHVDPLRPLKDLAELKDQLEDIQRRVEKEVQAGIPQGGSVLASPFLKGFLAGYIVSRLRSSAVLGVILGTCTGIFAAQNFGVPNIEQTLKDFFNTLKGPGK; encoded by the exons atgcccatccatgtg GACCCCTTGAGACCACTGAAGGACCTGGCAGAGCTCAAGGACCAGCTAGAGGACATTCAGCGGCGTGTGGAGAAGGAAGTACAGGCTGGGATCCCACAG GGTGGCAGTGTGCTGGCCTCTCCTTTCCTTAAGGGCTTCTTGGCAGGATATATTGTGTCTAGGCTGCGATCCTCTGCGGTTTTGGGCGTGATCCTTGGTACTTGCACAGGCATCTTTGCAGCTCAAAATTTTGGCGTGCCCAACATCGAGCAAACCCTGAAAGACTTTTTCAACACTCTAAAAGGACCTGGCAAATAA